The region CCCCAGTTTGGCTGCTCAGCAGTTGCCCAACCTGCCGACGCGGGCTGTCCAAAATTCCCGGAGCCAAAAAGTGAGCCTTATCTATCAAGATCCATCAATGAGCCATAACGATGCGATCAGTCTTCTAGCTAGCGGTTCAGAACCGAACGTCGTTGCCGCACTGGTTTCCATCGGCCTGAATGAGCAAGACAGAGTCTGGGCTCAAACCATGTGCTTGAAGTACCTCGACAGTGGCACTGAGTTGATCGCGGCATCGGCTATCACCTCGCTCGGTCATATTGCCCGCAGGCATGGTGAGCTGGACATGAATGCCGTGTTGCCTGCCTTCGATACGGCGAAGAAAAAATTTCCCGCACTTGAAGCGACTATTGCTGACACGCTCGATGATATTGAAGTGTTCACATGACTCGCTAAATCAAAAGATCGCAGCCTTCGGCAGCTCCTACAGGTCCGGCGTACAACGTGATATCGGTGTTAAACACAATTCAGGTAGGAGCTGCCGAAGGCTGCGATCTTTTGATCTTCAACCCCAAACAACAAAAAACCCGCCATCTCATTTCACCGAGATGGCGGGTTTTGTCGTTTCAAACCAAGGACAACGCTTTAATCATCCCGCGTCAGCACTTCCAGCAATTCAATCTCGAAAATCAAATTCGAATTCGGCGTTATCGCGCCCATCGTCCGTTCGCCATACGCCAGATGCGCCGGCACCAGCAGCTTGCGTTTGCCGCCGACCTGCATGCCCATGATCCCCTGGTCCCAACCCTTGATCACCCGCCCAGTCCCAATCACGCACTGAAAAGGTTTGCCACGGCTGTAGGAGGAATCGAATTCGGTGCCGTCTTCCAGCCATCCGCGATATTGAGTGGTGATCAGCGCGCCTTTGACCGCTGCTTTGCCGTCGCCCAACTCAAGGTCGATTACCTGAAGCTCATCATTCATTACATGCACTCGTCTGTTCACACCCTCGAAAGGGCTTCATGGGCAGCGTTTTCCCAGAATTGCAGGCAATTGGCAACCGTTCGGAGCGGTTTAGATCTATTTCCGGCAGTAAGCGTGAACTAATATAAGCGTCATCCCCCACGGTTAAACTCGCCATGACGGCCATCCCTGAATGAGTGTCCTCTGGATCAGCGCTGCCATTGGCTCAGTGATGCTTGCCGTGCTTGTTGCGCTGGTCTGTCGCCAGTATTCCCTGCAACAGCAACTGGTCGAATGCCGTGCGCTGATCGCCAGTCTTTCCACGGGACAAAACATCCATCTGGACGGTGACGCCGAGCGCTTTAAACGCAGCCAGTACTTCGCCCGCATCGGCACTTGGGACTGGGACGTGGACACCGACAAGCTCTATTGGTCGGAGGCGATCTACGGCATGTTCGGGTTCAAGATCGGTGAAGTCACGCCCTCCTACGCCCTGTTCTGTTCCTGCGTGCACCCGGACGACCGGGCCAAGGTCCGCGCCGGAGAGCTGCGTTGCCTGGAAACCGGCGAGAACCATGACGAGGAATACCGCGTGGTCTGGCCCGACGGCACCATCCGCTGGTTGCGCGAGACCGGCAATGTGGTGAAGAACGATCACGACGCCACGATCAAGATGCTGGGCGTGGTCCGCGACATCACCGAAGAAAAGGCGTCCGCCAGTTACCTGCAACACCTGGCCCATTACGACCCGCTGACCGGCCTGCCCAATCGCCTGGTGCTCGAAGAGCGCCTGTCCGAGGCACTGGAACAGGCACGCATCAGCGCCACACGGGTGGCGCTGGTGTTTGTCGACCTCAATGGTTTCAAGGCAATCAACGACCATTACGGCCACGCGGCTGGCGACCGGGTGCTGGTCACCACCGCCACGCGACTCAAGAGAATCCTGCGCTCAACCGACACCGTCGCGCGGATTGGCGGCGACGAATTCGTGGTGATCCTCCAAGGCCTGCCGCAAGGCATCAACCTGCAAGATGAAGCCCGCAGCATCTGCCAGAAAATCTTCGTCGAACTCTCACCGCCAGTGACGATTGGCAATGATCAACGACACATCGGCACCAGCCTTGGGGTCGCGGTGTTCCCGGATCATGCGCCGAGCATGGATCGGCTGATTCATATTGCGGATCTGGCGATGTATGAGGCGAAACGCAGTGGGAATAATCAGTATCGGTTGGGGACCAACAGCCCGATGCGCGTGCACAGCGAGTAGCTTCGCACGAGCGCCAAGACTCTAGTTCTGAGGCTTACCGCTCCACCGGCGTGACATCCACAATCGTCCCGCTGGTAATCAACACCATCATGTATTTGTCATTGATCTGCACCCACTGCGCATCAGACGTCGGCGCCTTCAGGCCTTTCGCCTTCCAGTTTTTCACGGCTTTTTCGCTGCGCTGATAAACCTCCGGCGCGCGATCGCCTTTCACCAGGCTGCGGGAGTTGTTGACGCCGGGCTGGACGGTTTTCTGCGGCTCGGCGGCTTGAACGATGGGATTGATAGCGGCGATACCGGCGACAAGGGCGAGGCTGGCGATAAGGGTTTTGCTGTTCATCGGTGAACCTCTTGGGATGTCGTGGTTACTGAGTTCCGACTGCGCGCGTGGCGAATCATTCCTTACTGTAGCGATGATTCTGCGGCCCACTGTACGGGAGACGTCGCGCCGGGTCGGCGTAGGCTGCGAAAAAACATCGGGATTCGCCATGCACATCGCCATTTTGACCTTCGACGGTTTCAACGAACTGGATTCGCTGATTGCCTATGGCATGCTCAGCCGCGTTTCGCTGCTGGGGGACCAGGACTGGCGGGTGAGCATTGCGTCGCCAACGCCACGAGTGACGTCGATGAACGGTTTGACCATCGATTCGCACATCGATCTGCAGCAAGCCTGCGCCGCCGATGCAGTGCTGTTCGGCAGTGGCATGAAGACCCGGGAAGTGGCCAGCGACCCGGTGATCATGGATCAACTGAAATTCGACCCGGCGCGGCAACTGCTGGGCTCGCAATGCTCCGGCACGTTCCTGCTGGCCAAGCTCGGGCTGCTCGGCGATACGCCGGCCTGCACCGACACCACCAGCAAACCCTGGGTGCAGGCGGCCGGGGCCAATATCGTGAATCAGGCGTTTTATGCCAATGGCAACATCGCCACGGCGGGCGGTTGTTTGTCGGCGCAATACTTGTCGGCGTGGGTGTTAGCCCGGCTCAAGGGTGTTGAAACGGCGCGGGAAGTCCTGCACTACTTTGCGCCGGTGGGTGAGAAGGAAAATTATGTGGCGCGGGGGATGGCGCATATCGAGGCGTATATCTGAGGGTTGGGTTGCTGGTTAGACCGTCATCGCGAGCAAGCTCGCTCCCACAGTTGATCGCTGTTGTTCACAGATTTTGTGTTCGCGGCAAATCCCTTGTGGGAGCGGGCTTGCTCGCGAAGGCGTCGTGTCAGGCGACATCAATACCAAGCGCATTGATCCGCTTCACGCATCAATGCATGCCAACTATGCAATTAACATATCGATCCCCCTGTTCCACTATCCGCGCCAATAAGAACCGTGCGCTGCCCCCACGCGGCGCACGTCATAAAAGCGGTGGAGTACACGTCAATGACAGCATCAATCCCTTCCGGGCGTTCTCACGCCGGTTCGATTTTCCGGGTGACCTCCGGCAACTTCCTCGAACAGTTCGACTTCTTCCTTTTCGGCTTCTACGCCACCCAGATCGCCGCCGTGTTCTTCCCGGCCAGCAGTGAATTTGCCTCGCTGATGATGACTTTCGCGGTGTTCGGCGCCGGGTTCCTGATGCGCCCGCTCGGCGCTGTGGTGCTGGGCGCTTACATCGATGATGTGGGCCGGCGCAAAGGCTTGATCGTCACGCTGTCGATCATGGCCAGCGGCACGATTCTGATTGTGCTGGTGCCCGGATACGAAACCATCGGACTGTTTGCACCGGCCCTCGTGTTGATTGGCCGCTTACTGCAAGGTTTCTCGGCCGGTGCGGAAATGGGCGGCGTCTCGGTGTACCTCTCGGAGATTGCCACGCCGGGCAACAAGGGCTTTTTCACCAGTTGGCAGTCGGCCAGCCAGCAAGTGGCGATCATTGTCGCGGCAGCGCTGGGCTATGGGCTGAACCAATGGATGGCGCCGACGATGATTGCCGATTGGGGCTGGCGGATTCCGTTTTTCGTCGGCTGCATGATCGTGCCGTTCATCTTTTTCCTGCGCCGCAACCTGGAAGAAACCGCCGAATTCGCTGCGCGCAAACACCGTCCAAGCATGGGCGAAGTGTTCCGCACCCTGGCGCAGAACTGGGGCATCGTGCTCGGCGGGATGATGATGGTCGCCCTGACCACCACCGCGTTTTACCTGATCACCGTGTACGCGCCGACCTTCGGCAAAACCGTGCTGCACTTGAGCACCTCCGATGCGTTGCTGGTGACGTTACTGGTGGGTGTTTCGAACTTCTTCTGGCTGCCGATTGGCGGCGCCTTGTCCGACCGTATCGGCCGGCGCCCGGTGCTGATTGCCATGTCGCTGCTGACCCTGGCCACGGCCTATCCGGCGCTGACTTATCTGGTGAACGCACCGAGCTTCATCAACATGCTGCTGGTGTTGCTGTGGCTGTCGTTCATTTATGGCTTGTACAACGGCGCGATGGTCGCCGCCCTCACCGAAATCATGCCGGTGGAAGTGCGGGTCGCCGGATTCTCGTTGGCGTATAGCCTGGCCACGGCGGTGTTCGGTGGTTTCACTCCGGCAATGTCGACGTTGCTGATCCAGTACACCGGCGACAAGGCTGCACCGGGTTACTGGATGAGTTTTGCCGCGCTCTGCGCGTTGTGCGCGACGCTGTTTCTCTATCGCCGCTCCACCGGTCGCCTGCAACCCGCCGTGTCGTGATTGACCTTTGACTGCGAGAAATAATCGATGAAAAAGCTTTTCAGCTATGCAGCGCTGGTCCTGATCGCCAGTTTGAGCACCGTCGCCCAAGCCGAAGAAATCCGTGTGATGACGTCCGGCGGCTTCACCGCTGCCTACAAAATCCTCGGCCCGGAATTCGCCGCATCCACCGGCAACACCCTGCACACCGACCTCGGCCCATCGATGGGTAAGGCGCCGGAAGCGATCCCCAATCGCCTGGCTCGCGGTGAAAAAGCCGATGTGGTGATCATGGTCGGCTACGCGCTGGACGACCTGATCAAACAAGGCAAAGTCGACCCGGCTTCACGGGTGGAACTGGCGGATTCGCGGATTGGCCTGGTGGTGCGCGAAGGCGCAGCGAAACCGGACATCAGTTCGGTCGAGGCTTTGAAAAAGACCCTGCTCGACGCCAAGTCGGTGGCCTATTCCGATAGCGCCAGCGGTGTGTACATCGAGGAGCAGTTGTTCAAGAAGTTGGGCATCGAAGAGCAACTCAAGCCGAAGTCGAAGATGATCCCGAAAATCCCCGTGGGCTCGGTGGTTGCAACCGGCGATTATCAACTGGGCTTCCAGCAGGTCAGCGAATTGCTGCCGGTGCCGGGGGTGAGTTTTGTGGCGAAGATTCCGGAGTCGGTGCAATCGGTGACCCGTTTCGCCGCCGGCATTCCGGTGGGCGCGCAACACCCGGCCGAGGCCAAGGCGTTGCTGGACTACCTGGCCTCCCCGGCCGTTCAACCGCAGGTGCAAGCCACCGGGCTGGACTCGGTCAGCCGCTGACCGCTGGCGGCTGGACTTTCATTGCCACCACCAGCCTTTCCAGTTCCAAGGCTGCCGGGGTCAACGTGCGACCCCGGCGCTTCAGTAGCCCGACACTGCGCATCACCAATGGATCGGTCAGCGGTACCCGGGTCAGAATCGGGTGATCTTCCACTGGCATCGCCATCATCGGCACTGCCGCCACGCCCAGCCCAGCTTCCACCAGCCCGATCATCGTCGTGACGTGACGGGTTTCGCAGATGCTCGGCCGCTGCGGCACTACGCCGGCGAGCGCTTGATCGAGCAAAAAACGGTTGCCCGAAGTCTTGTCGAGCGAGATGTAGTCCTGCTGGTAAAACTCATCCCATGTCACGCTGCTGCGCCCGGCCAACGGGTGATCGCGCCGACAGGCCACCACGTAGCCCTCTTGCACCAGCGGTTCAAAATCAATCTCGGCTTCCAGCGTGCCCAAGAAGCTCAGGCCAAAATCCGCCTCGCCGTTGACCACGGCGCTCAGCACGTCGTGGGCGCTGGAATCGAGGACCTTGACCTTGATCCGGGGAAATTGCCGGTGGTAATGAGCGATCACCCGCGGCATAAAGTAGTACGCCGCCGACGGCACGCAGGCGACGGTGACATGCCCGAGCCGGGTTGAGGCGACTTCGCTGATGCCCAGCAGCGCCACGTCCAGATCGTCCAGCAATCGCTCGACGCTGGGGATGAAACCACGCCCGGCCTGGGTCAGGCTGACCTTGCGGGTGGTGCGCTCGAACAGCTTCACGCCGAGGGCGTCTTCAAGCTTTTCAATACGTCGGCTCAAGGCCGGTTGGGAGATGCGCACCGTATCGGCAGCCTTGCGAAAACTGCCCTGCTCAACCACGGCGCGGAAGGCTTGCAGATCGTTCAGGTCGAAGTTGATGGCCATGGTGCGCACTCGGGGGACGGGCAGATTGATCAGCTTATCCTATGAATGTAACTAATTGATGCAAAATGTAACCGTATAGCCGGTCCTTTTCAGGAAAAATTAATGTTTTTCACAAAAATTAATTTATTCACGCGTAGCATCGAAGCCAGCCCAGTGCTCCTCTTGGGGAATTCCGTATACCAGTTTTTTCTGGGATGGCTCGTCGGTAAAGCACCGCCCCGGTCCTGCCGATGGGTCCACTCTGGTCGTAATGGCAGCAATCGCCCCATAAGCGATCGGTGGACAGAGTAGTGGCCGAACTGGCCAAGGGACTATAGGAAGGTCTAGCGATGTCTAGCGAATTTTGCTAGACATCGCTAGATTTGCGTATTAGTCGATCGCAGCCATGACTGCGTATTACATGTTCTGACGTGCAGGCCAAAGTTTCGGCCCGAGGACGGCTGCAAATTTTTAGTGAGTCGCCCATAGTTTTGTAGACACCGCCAAGTGTCTGCTTTGGGCCCAGTCTGTATGAATATGGACGCAGCGTTTTGAACGCTGCGTTGCTACGTAAAATCTTCCAGCACTGGGTTGATCAGCAAACCTGAAATTTGCGTAGGAACGAAATTTTCGTCGCGGTTCTGATTGGCAAACTCGCTCAAAAACGTTTTCACACAGTCTGCGTCGATTGCCGCCCTTCGTGACAGGCAGTTATCAACCAAAAGCAGACCATGGACA is a window of Pseudomonas sp. 10S4 DNA encoding:
- a CDS encoding FKBP-type peptidyl-prolyl cis-trans isomerase, with the translated sequence MNDELQVIDLELGDGKAAVKGALITTQYRGWLEDGTEFDSSYSRGKPFQCVIGTGRVIKGWDQGIMGMQVGGKRKLLVPAHLAYGERTMGAITPNSNLIFEIELLEVLTRDD
- a CDS encoding sensor domain-containing diguanylate cyclase — encoded protein: MSVLWISAAIGSVMLAVLVALVCRQYSLQQQLVECRALIASLSTGQNIHLDGDAERFKRSQYFARIGTWDWDVDTDKLYWSEAIYGMFGFKIGEVTPSYALFCSCVHPDDRAKVRAGELRCLETGENHDEEYRVVWPDGTIRWLRETGNVVKNDHDATIKMLGVVRDITEEKASASYLQHLAHYDPLTGLPNRLVLEERLSEALEQARISATRVALVFVDLNGFKAINDHYGHAAGDRVLVTTATRLKRILRSTDTVARIGGDEFVVILQGLPQGINLQDEARSICQKIFVELSPPVTIGNDQRHIGTSLGVAVFPDHAPSMDRLIHIADLAMYEAKRSGNNQYRLGTNSPMRVHSE
- a CDS encoding RcnB family protein, with product MNSKTLIASLALVAGIAAINPIVQAAEPQKTVQPGVNNSRSLVKGDRAPEVYQRSEKAVKNWKAKGLKAPTSDAQWVQINDKYMMVLITSGTIVDVTPVER
- a CDS encoding DJ-1/PfpI family protein; its protein translation is MHIAILTFDGFNELDSLIAYGMLSRVSLLGDQDWRVSIASPTPRVTSMNGLTIDSHIDLQQACAADAVLFGSGMKTREVASDPVIMDQLKFDPARQLLGSQCSGTFLLAKLGLLGDTPACTDTTSKPWVQAAGANIVNQAFYANGNIATAGGCLSAQYLSAWVLARLKGVETAREVLHYFAPVGEKENYVARGMAHIEAYI
- a CDS encoding MFS transporter, which gives rise to MTASIPSGRSHAGSIFRVTSGNFLEQFDFFLFGFYATQIAAVFFPASSEFASLMMTFAVFGAGFLMRPLGAVVLGAYIDDVGRRKGLIVTLSIMASGTILIVLVPGYETIGLFAPALVLIGRLLQGFSAGAEMGGVSVYLSEIATPGNKGFFTSWQSASQQVAIIVAAALGYGLNQWMAPTMIADWGWRIPFFVGCMIVPFIFFLRRNLEETAEFAARKHRPSMGEVFRTLAQNWGIVLGGMMMVALTTTAFYLITVYAPTFGKTVLHLSTSDALLVTLLVGVSNFFWLPIGGALSDRIGRRPVLIAMSLLTLATAYPALTYLVNAPSFINMLLVLLWLSFIYGLYNGAMVAALTEIMPVEVRVAGFSLAYSLATAVFGGFTPAMSTLLIQYTGDKAAPGYWMSFAALCALCATLFLYRRSTGRLQPAVS
- a CDS encoding substrate-binding domain-containing protein; translated protein: MKKLFSYAALVLIASLSTVAQAEEIRVMTSGGFTAAYKILGPEFAASTGNTLHTDLGPSMGKAPEAIPNRLARGEKADVVIMVGYALDDLIKQGKVDPASRVELADSRIGLVVREGAAKPDISSVEALKKTLLDAKSVAYSDSASGVYIEEQLFKKLGIEEQLKPKSKMIPKIPVGSVVATGDYQLGFQQVSELLPVPGVSFVAKIPESVQSVTRFAAGIPVGAQHPAEAKALLDYLASPAVQPQVQATGLDSVSR
- a CDS encoding LysR family transcriptional regulator — translated: MAINFDLNDLQAFRAVVEQGSFRKAADTVRISQPALSRRIEKLEDALGVKLFERTTRKVSLTQAGRGFIPSVERLLDDLDVALLGISEVASTRLGHVTVACVPSAAYYFMPRVIAHYHRQFPRIKVKVLDSSAHDVLSAVVNGEADFGLSFLGTLEAEIDFEPLVQEGYVVACRRDHPLAGRSSVTWDEFYQQDYISLDKTSGNRFLLDQALAGVVPQRPSICETRHVTTMIGLVEAGLGVAAVPMMAMPVEDHPILTRVPLTDPLVMRSVGLLKRRGRTLTPAALELERLVVAMKVQPPAVSG